Proteins encoded by one window of Actinocorallia herbida:
- a CDS encoding DUF397 domain-containing protein, protein MPEQPRITPWRKSSHSDENGSCVEVSESDAVAVRDSKNPGLGALELSRRAWRAFAGGVKERG, encoded by the coding sequence ATGCCTGAACAACCCCGTATCACCCCATGGCGCAAAAGTAGCCATAGCGACGAGAACGGCTCGTGCGTAGAGGTCTCCGAGAGCGACGCGGTCGCCGTGCGGGATTCGAAGAATCCCGGGCTGGGGGCGTTGGAATTGTCGCGGCGGGCGTGGCGGGCGTTCGCGGGCGGGGTGAAAGAGCGGGGGTGA
- a CDS encoding helix-turn-helix domain-containing protein — protein sequence MSGRFPRTSPTVRRRRLASELRRLRKEQGKTREEAAKYAGIAPATVTRMEAALHAPKPADVLALCRLYGLDDRRTELLVTFARQSRQRGWWQRYGGAIPDWFAFYVGLEEEAAEIRTYQPELVLGLFQTEAYIRAVMRSGITVPDGDELERKVSVRLKRQERLTEAGPIDVWAVLHESALRTEVGGRAVMREQLHHLVELSWRNNITLQVLPFSAGSHPGNAGAFELFSFAEPADPEVVYVQYRLGCLYLEDSSDINAYSEVFDHLRARALSPDDSRAILDRIAGEMI from the coding sequence GTGAGCGGAAGATTTCCCAGGACCAGCCCGACGGTGCGACGGAGGCGGCTCGCTTCCGAGCTGCGCAGGCTCCGAAAGGAGCAAGGGAAGACCCGGGAGGAGGCCGCGAAGTACGCGGGAATCGCACCGGCGACCGTCACAAGGATGGAAGCGGCACTTCACGCGCCGAAGCCCGCCGACGTCCTCGCCTTGTGCAGGCTGTACGGCCTGGACGACCGGCGCACCGAGCTCCTCGTCACCTTCGCACGGCAGAGCCGCCAGCGCGGCTGGTGGCAGCGTTACGGAGGAGCCATCCCCGATTGGTTCGCCTTCTACGTCGGACTCGAGGAGGAGGCGGCCGAGATACGCACCTATCAGCCCGAACTGGTCCTGGGCCTGTTCCAGACCGAGGCCTACATCCGCGCCGTCATGCGCTCCGGGATCACCGTCCCCGATGGCGATGAACTCGAACGCAAGGTCTCAGTACGCCTCAAGCGACAGGAACGACTCACCGAAGCCGGGCCCATCGACGTATGGGCGGTCCTTCACGAGAGCGCTCTGCGCACCGAAGTGGGCGGACGCGCGGTGATGCGCGAGCAGCTCCACCACCTCGTGGAGCTGTCCTGGCGCAACAACATCACGCTCCAGGTCCTTCCGTTCTCCGCCGGATCCCACCCGGGCAACGCAGGCGCCTTCGAGCTCTTCTCCTTCGCCGAGCCCGCCGACCCCGAGGTCGTGTACGTCCAATACCGCCTCGGCTGCCTCTACCTGGAGGATTCCTCGGACATAAACGCCTATTCTGAAGTCTTCGACCATCTAAGGGCCCGAGCACTCAGTCCCGATGACTCCCGGGCGATCCTCGACCGGATCGCCGGCGAGATGATCTGA
- a CDS encoding ATP-binding protein, with translation MTGSGGCPGRVTVVLPGDLAQVARARHVLGAWLGRAHPWHDTAVLLLSETLANTCAHSDSRLPGGLVEFTAETADGGVRIGVVDAGGGGAPLVARLAGNDDEHGRGLWLLNALAKEWSSRSLPDGRREVRFIVDA, from the coding sequence GTGACCGGCTCCGGCGGGTGCCCCGGGCGGGTCACCGTCGTGCTGCCGGGCGACCTGGCGCAGGTCGCCCGTGCCCGCCATGTGCTCGGCGCCTGGCTGGGCCGCGCTCACCCCTGGCACGACACGGCGGTGCTGCTCCTGTCGGAGACCCTCGCCAACACCTGCGCGCACAGCGACTCGCGGCTGCCCGGCGGCCTCGTCGAGTTCACCGCCGAGACCGCGGACGGCGGCGTCCGCATCGGCGTGGTCGACGCCGGAGGCGGCGGCGCACCCCTCGTCGCCCGCCTCGCCGGAAACGACGACGAGCACGGTCGCGGCCTCTGGCTCCTGAACGCCCTCGCCAAAGAGTGGTCCTCCCGGAGCCTGCCCGACGGCCGCCGCGAGGTGCGCTTCATCGTGGACGCCTGA